Genomic segment of Sphingopyxis sp. QXT-31:
TCGTCGCGTTTGATGAGGTTGACCGCGAGATTGTCGACGATCCGCTGCGGCGCGATATATTCGCGGTAGAAACGGCTTTCGCGCACTTCGGGCCGTTGCAGCAGCGGATAGACGGGCCGCGGTTCGCCCTCGGGCGTCTCCATCAATGCCGGACGCAGGATATCGAGCGGCGCATAGGTTTCGACATAGCTTCGAAGATAGGCGGGATCGTTGCCATATTCGGCCTGGAAACCCGCGCCGCTCGCGCCGCCCATCCAGGCGAGGAAACCCGCTTGCGCGCCGAAATGATCGCCGATCCGCCGCAGCAGATCGGGAAACATCCGCTCGTCGGCGGCGGCGTCATAGATGGATTCGACAGGAAACACGGTAGCTTGGCTATGGCGCGTCGCGGGCAGCCGCGCAAACGCAAACCCGGCCCCCGCCGCCAGACGGGGGCCGGGCGCGAGTCAGAAGGCGATCCGCAACCCAGCCTTGACGCTGTGATCCTGCCCTGCCGACCCGATCACACCGTCATAGCTGACGGTGATCTGCGCCGCCCCGCTCAGCCGCAGCCGCGCGTCGATCGTCGCGACGCCGGCATCGCGCGAGCGCCGCGTCCCGATCACGGCAAAGCCCGGACCGGTCGTGAAGCGCATCGCGGTGGCGGGCGTCAGGTCGCCGAACCCATGCTGCCACCCTGCCATGCCGCCGACCGAGAAACGGCCGTCCGTGCTGGTCGAGAAGCGGGCGCCAAGCGTCGAGAGGGTCGCGTTCTCGCGCGCTTTGGCGCCCGCAACCGCCGCGCTGCCGCCGGTTTCGGCGAAAGCGTCGGTATCGGCGCGCACGGCGACGATCTGGGCAAAGGGTTCGACATGGCCGGTGCCGAGCGGCAGGCGGTAGCCGAGGTCGGCAAAGCCATGGATGACCGAGCCGTCATAGTCGGCGACAAGGCGCTGGCCGATGCCGGGAAAGGCGACTGCCCGGTCGGTGTCGATGCTGGCCGACGCATAGCCGCCGCCGACCTTGAGCGATGCGCCGCCGACCTGCACGCCCGCATAGCCCAGCACATGCCAGCTTTTGAGCTTGGCGCTGCTGCTGCGCGCGCGGGCATCGACGTCGGTTTCGAGATAGGAGCCGGCGATACCGATCGTCGCGCGGTCGCCGACCGCAAAGTCGGCACCCAGCACCCCGCCGATCGTCTTGCGATCCAGGTCGCCGGTGCCGTTCGCGCCGTCGCTATCGCCCCAATTGCCGAACAGTTGTCCCCAGACCGCGCTCCCGGTGCGTTCGTCGAGCCGCTCGAGCACCGCGTTGCGCGGCAGACGGCTCTCCTCGATCATCGCGGTGCGGACGCTCGGGTGGATTTCGCCCGACAGGCCGTCGAACGCCGCTTGCGCCGCCGCATCGCTGGGCAACAACAAGGTCGCTGCGGCCAGCGGGTCGCTCGCCGCCTGCCCGTCGAGCGCGGTGCCGACGGCAATCTGGTTCGGCGTCATCCCCGCCGACGCGAACGCGCGCAGCTTCGCCAGTTCGACGAAGATCGTCGTGTCGGTGCGGCCCTGACGATAGCCGAGGAAGTTCGAGAGCAGCTGGTCGGCGAAGGTGAAGCTGCCGGTCACGCCGCCCGCCGATTCGAGCACGGTGTAACGCGTCCCCAGCACTGCGGGCTGCGGATTGCTGACCTGCAGCCGGGCTCCGGTTTCGATCACCGTGGCGCCGCCCGCGACGAAACGGTCCGACCCGCTGCCGCCCGCATCGACCGCAAGCAGCGATCCCGCGGCGAAGGTCGCATCGCCGCTGGTCTGCACGACATCGCCAAAGCCGCCGTCGGCCATCGTGACGATGCCTTGGTTGGTCAGCGTTTCGAGGCCCGAATAAGTCGTGGTCTCGGCGGTCGCCGCTGCCGCGCCGCCGAACAGGCGCCCACCCGCGACATTGACCAGCACATCGTCGACGCCGCCAAAGACATTGACCCCGCCGATGCTGTTCCAGGTGCCGGCGTTGGTGAAGCGGTGGCTCGCCTCGATATCGGGCACTTCGGCGATGACGAAGGCGGCGCGCGCCGAACGGCCGCGGGTTTCATCGTCGCCGGGATCTTCGGGTTCCGGCTCGGGTTCGGGCGCGACGATTCCGGCGTCGAGCCGGATCGTGCCGAGCAGGGCGCCGTTATTGAGGATATCGACCGGACCGCCCGCTGCCTGGATCGCAAGATCGCCCGACGCGCCGGACCGGTTGCGAATGGTGCCGTCGTTGGTCAGGCGGAACGCCAGACCGCTTTCGGTAACCGCATCGATCGCGGCGATGCCGCCCTCGACCGTGCCGCGCGTGATCAGCGTCGTGCCGAATCCCGCGTCCGCGTTGATCGCCGCGATACCGATGTCGGCGGTGCGCAGCACGTCCACACTTTCGCCGCCGCCATCGCCGCCGCCCGTGCCACCCGTCAGGATCGAAACGCCGAAGTCGCCGCCCGAGGCATTGTTGACGTCCAGCGACAGGCTGCCCGTCGCGCCCGGCGTGGTCGCCGCGCGCACGCCGCTCGCGCCGCCGGTTGCCGTGCCGCGCGAAACAAGATGACCATCGCCCGCGCCGGCGATGTTCAGCGTCACGCCGTTGTGCGCGCCGTTGCTGTTGTCGAGGTCGAGCAGGATCGGCCCCGAACCGCTGGCGAACAGGCCGTCGCGATCGGTACCGGTCAGGGTGCCGGTCGCGTTGATGCTCGTCTGCCCCGTGCCCTCCGCCAGCAGCAGGACGCCGTTTTGTCCGCCGGTCACATCGCCCACTGCTACCATCGTGTCGCCGGTCGTGCCGCTCGCGCGCTCGATGCGGACCCCGTCGCCGCCGGCAACGACCGGTCCGGTCACCGTCAAGTCGATATCGCCATTGCCGGCCGGATTGATGACGACGCCGTCGGTCGCGCCCTCGACCGCGGCAAGCTGGACCGCGATGTCGCCCGCCGCGATGCCCGTCGTGATTTCCACGCCGCGCCCGTCGCGTCCCTTGATCAGACCGGTCGCCGTCAACGACGTCGTGCCGAGCCCCCCGTTGTTGATCAGGATGCCCGCGCGTCCCTCGACCCCGGCCGCCGCCACGACGATGTTGCGCGCCGCGGCGCCGTTAAAGACATTGATCCCGTTGCCGCTTTGCGGACTGGCTTCGGGCATCAGATTGTTGCTGGTCAGTTGCGCGCGCGCGATGATGGCCGTGTCGCCGGTGCCTTCGTTGAGTATGGTGATGCTCGTCGCGCCACTGGTCACCGTTCCGTTCGTGATGACGCTGAGGTCCGTCGCGCTCGCCGCGTTGGTGGCCGTGATGCCCTGCCGGCCCGAGACGTTAACGGTTCCGTTGACGGTGATGCTGGTCGATCCGATGCCGCGATTGGTGCTGTTGATTCCGCCGCCAACGCCGCCGATATTGTTCGCTTCGATGACGATATCGCGTCCGGCGCCCGCGACGCTGTTGAACGCGGAGATGCCAAAGCCGGTCGCGATTGTCGCCGACGCGGTCCCGGTCGAGGTGATACGGATCGATCCATTGCCGCCGCGATTTTCAGTGCCGACACCGACTTCGCCGGACGCGTTGTTCGCAATGATTTCGATATCGTCATTCGCACTGGGACCGATGTTTGCCACCGCGAGTGCCGAAATCCCCCGGACGCCTCCGCTGACGGTGCCGGTCGATTCGATGCGGATACCGCCATTGCCCAGATTGTTGACCAGGAGGCCGCGGTCGCTGCCCGTGATATCGGCGCCGGTACGAATCGACACGCGCCCGGCACTGCCATTGTTGACGACAAGCAATCCGTCGCCGCCGCGCGCAATCAACGACAACGCATTGGCATCGTCATAGCTCACCGCGCCGAAGCCGCGAATGACGAGTGCGCTGCCCGCGCTGTCGATCGAGAAACCCGGCGTGGTCGTGACGACGGCCGCGCCCGCCGTGTTGACCGTCTGGCCGTCGCTGTTTTCGCCCGAACAGATCACCGTCACACCGTCGACCTGGGTGACGCATTCGGCGAGCGCGGGCGATGCGCCGACCATCGCCAGGCCGGCGGTGGCGGACAGGAGAGCGACGCGTGGGCTGCGGCGCGGACGAGCGGAACGGAAATGGATGCTGGTCATCGGAGAGAAACCTCAAGGCCAAAGGACGGGATGACCGGCCGCGGAGCCTGATGGATGGCCCCGCCCGATCTACGCTCCTTGTGCCGGTGCGCCGCGCGTCACACCAAGTTGCAACTTGTTGCATCGGGTGGATAAATGTTGCGCGCCACGGTCAGATGCCGCCGGACGATGATTGTTTGTCTATCGATGTTGACAGGGGCCGATGCTGACCGCCGAAGCGTCGCGCGCGGTATTCGCGCTCTATCTGTTCGCGGGCGCGATGCACTACGGCGGCGATCTGGGGATCAGCCGCGCCATGGCGGCAAGCCTAGCGTTCGCAGCCCCGCTATCGGCGATCGCCATCCTGTGGTGCCGACGCAGCTATGATGCCGCTTTGCTTGTTACCCGGCGATAAGGCCATTTTCTTCCCTGCCGGCCAAATGATGCGGGCGGAGGATGTCGTAGCCGACGCCATCGCGACTATTTGCGGTCGGCGATCCGTCGAAGCGCCAGCCAGAGCATCAGCGATGCCGCCAGCGGCGCCAGAAGCATCAATGCCAAGGCATAGCGGAGTGATTTGGTACCGACCGTCGGGGCGATCGCGGCGGACGAGGTGCGCACTGCCTACACCGCGAACGGTCAGGTCGATTATGTGATCGACGCCGAGAGCAATCGCACGACCTATATTTATGACGGGTTCGACCGGCTGTCGCAGACGCGCTATCCCTCGACCACCAAGGGGGCGAACAGCAGCAATGCGAGCGATTACGAGGGGCTGACCTACGACGCGCGGAGCAGCGTGACGCAGCGCCGGCTGCGCGACGGTACGACGATCGGCTACAGCTACGACGATCTGGGCCAGCTCACGACAAAGGACCTGCCGACCGGCGAAACCGACGTCACCTTTAGCTACGACATGATCGGCCGCGCGACAGGCGCGACGCAGGGCAGTCACAGCCTGAGCTTCGTGCAGGATGCGCTTGGACGACTGACCAGCCAGACGGGGCCGCTGGGCACGAACGGCTATACCTATGATGCGGCGGGGCGACGGCTGACGATGAGCTATCCCGGCGCGACGCTGACGATCAACTACGACTATGACGTTGCGGGCAACGTGCTGACAGTTCGTGAAAACGGCGCCACCTCCGGTGCCGGGCTGTTGGCAACCTATGCGTTCGACGCTGCGGGCCGCCGATCGAGCGTGACGTTCGGCAACGGGAGCGTGCAGAGCTTCACTTACGGCACGACGACCGCCAATCTGAGAGATGGCCGGATCGAGACGATCACCAACAACCTGGGCGGCGCGGCGACGACGCACGATCTGACGCAGACCTTCGATTATAATCCGGCGGGTCAGATCCAGAAGGTCGCGCGCAGCAATGACGCCTACGCTTGGGCTGCGCATTATAATGTCGATCGCAGTTACACGATCGACGGGCTCAACCGGATCATGAACATCGGCTCGACCGCCTTCACCTACGACGGTCGCGGCAATCTGACGAATGACGGGACGAACGCCTTTACCTACACCAGCGAGAATCTGCTCAAGACGGGACCGGGCGGCGCGACGCTGGCCTATGATCCGCTGGGTCGGCTCTTCGAGACGGTGAAGTCGGGGGCGACCACGCGGTTCCTCTACGACGGCGCCGACCGCATCGGCGAATATGACGGCAGCAACGTTATGTCGGTAGCGATCCGGTAAATTTTAGCGATCCGACGGGGCTGGCGTGTCAAGGCGACGGAACTGGGTGTCCGTCGATTGAAGTGAATGGGACGAGGCCGACATGCTCGCTAGGCCTAGGTTGCGAGATTTATTCATCCTCGCCATTTGATTATTCTATGACAATATTTTATGATGAAGTAATGAT
This window contains:
- a CDS encoding autotransporter domain-containing protein — protein: MTSIHFRSARPRRSPRVALLSATAGLAMVGASPALAECVTQVDGVTVICSGENSDGQTVNTAGAAVVTTTPGFSIDSAGSALVIRGFGAVSYDDANALSLIARGGDGLLVVNNGSAGRVSIRTGADITGSDRGLLVNNLGNGGIRIESTGTVSGGVRGISALAVANIGPSANDDIEIIANNASGEVGVGTENRGGNGSIRITSTGTASATIATGFGISAFNSVAGAGRDIVIEANNIGGVGGGINSTNRGIGSTSITVNGTVNVSGRQGITATNAASATDLSVITNGTVTSGATSITILNEGTGDTAIIARAQLTSNNLMPEASPQSGNGINVFNGAAARNIVVAAAGVEGRAGILINNGGLGTTSLTATGLIKGRDGRGVEITTGIAAGDIAVQLAAVEGATDGVVINPAGNGDIDLTVTGPVVAGGDGVRIERASGTTGDTMVAVGDVTGGQNGVLLLAEGTGQTSINATGTLTGTDRDGLFASGSGPILLDLDNSNGAHNGVTLNIAGAGDGHLVSRGTATGGASGVRAATTPGATGSLSLDVNNASGGDFGVSILTGGTGGGDGGGESVDVLRTADIGIAAINADAGFGTTLITRGTVEGGIAAIDAVTESGLAFRLTNDGTIRNRSGASGDLAIQAAGGPVDILNNGALLGTIRLDAGIVAPEPEPEPEDPGDDETRGRSARAAFVIAEVPDIEASHRFTNAGTWNSIGGVNVFGGVDDVLVNVAGGRLFGGAAAATAETTTYSGLETLTNQGIVTMADGGFGDVVQTSGDATFAAGSLLAVDAGGSGSDRFVAGGATVIETGARLQVSNPQPAVLGTRYTVLESAGGVTGSFTFADQLLSNFLGYRQGRTDTTIFVELAKLRAFASAGMTPNQIAVGTALDGQAASDPLAAATLLLPSDAAAQAAFDGLSGEIHPSVRTAMIEESRLPRNAVLERLDERTGSAVWGQLFGNWGDSDGANGTGDLDRKTIGGVLGADFAVGDRATIGIAGSYLETDVDARARSSSAKLKSWHVLGYAGVQVGGASLKVGGGYASASIDTDRAVAFPGIGQRLVADYDGSVIHGFADLGYRLPLGTGHVEPFAQIVAVRADTDAFAETGGSAAVAGAKARENATLSTLGARFSTSTDGRFSVGGMAGWQHGFGDLTPATAMRFTTGPGFAVIGTRRSRDAGVATIDARLRLSGAAQITVSYDGVIGSAGQDHSVKAGLRIAF
- a CDS encoding RHS repeat protein, which produces MVPTVGAIAADEVRTAYTANGQVDYVIDAESNRTTYIYDGFDRLSQTRYPSTTKGANSSNASDYEGLTYDARSSVTQRRLRDGTTIGYSYDDLGQLTTKDLPTGETDVTFSYDMIGRATGATQGSHSLSFVQDALGRLTSQTGPLGTNGYTYDAAGRRLTMSYPGATLTINYDYDVAGNVLTVRENGATSGAGLLATYAFDAAGRRSSVTFGNGSVQSFTYGTTTANLRDGRIETITNNLGGAATTHDLTQTFDYNPAGQIQKVARSNDAYAWAAHYNVDRSYTIDGLNRIMNIGSTAFTYDGRGNLTNDGTNAFTYTSENLLKTGPGGATLAYDPLGRLFETVKSGATTRFLYDGADRIGEYDGSNVMSVAIR